One stretch of Acropora muricata isolate sample 2 chromosome 12, ASM3666990v1, whole genome shotgun sequence DNA includes these proteins:
- the LOC136892521 gene encoding uncharacterized protein KIAA1958-like, protein MYTATKSFERFRQPKSVEDEKKSVDNAVPKSTAYKTKWSCKVFEEWKQNRLVKSCTLEPGGLFTTKDFEEGVQSLDTAITDMSGCSLNYWLSKFVQEVSNSSGERYPSRSLYSIICGLKRHLSDVNGSAALNPLEMSDRRFVTFRRVLDAEMKEATRMGVTLKTKGDEKEAVNNEEEELFWSKGLFGQSSARSLLNTVYFYNGKLFGLRASEHRSITLANIRVFDDFIKFEENVSKTFHGGICDLKYVPRSVTHICHSKGQSHERCLVELYRLYIGLCETFGKDISAFYFKPKPRTLGFYKVPVGINSLNKILPDLCSAVGIKKKTAHCLRVTCASRLFQSGVDEKLIRERTGHVSNALFKYEKASEDQAKHVSNILSADQSSYGNVKEEIKNEFPMNDKVEEKRVEKNFSIFEYVKFSDCEVNVFVNGLK, encoded by the exons ATGTATACCGCAACAAAGTCGTTTGAGAGATTTCGGCAGCCGAAAAGTGTGGAAGATGAGAAGAAAAGTGTTGATAACGCAGTACCGAAATCAACAGCTTACAAAACCAAATGGTCATGTAaggttttcgaggaatggaaacAGAATCGATTAGTGAAGTCCTGTACTTTGGAACCCGGCGGCCTTTTTACCACGAAAGACTTCGAAGAAGGAGTACAAAGTTTGGACACGGCCATTACAGATATGTCTGGATGCAGTCTCAACTACTGGCTGTCGAAGTTCGTTCAAGAAGTAAGCAATTCTTCTGGGGAGCGCTATCCTTCCCGTTCGTTGTACTCAATTATTTGCGGACTGAAGCGCCACCTTTCTGATGTAAATGGTAGTGCTGCATTGAATCCATTGGAGATGTCCGACCGACG GTTTGTGACATTTCGGCGTGTTTTGGATGCAGAAATGAAGGAAGCAACGCGAATGGGTgtgactttgaaaacaaaaggagaCGAGAAGGAGGCTGTAAAtaacgaagaagaagaactaTTTTGGTCGAAAGGACTATTTGGACAGTCATCAGCTAGGTCACTTCTAAACACTGTTTATTTTTATAATGGAAAGTTATTTGGGCTACGAGCTTCCGAGCATAGAAGTATCACTTTAGCAAATATAAGAGTTTTCGATGATTTTATCAAATTCGAGGAGAATGTTTCCAAAACTTTTCATGGTGGCATTTGTGATTTGAAATACGTTCCGCGTTCTGTGACACACATCTGTCACTCGAAAGGCCAGTCCCATGAGCGATGCCTTGTTGAGTTATATCGTTTATATATTGGTTTATGTGAAACATTTGGCAAAGATATCAGTGCTTTTTACTTCAAGCCTAAACCTCGAACATTAGGATTTTACAAGGTTCCGGTGGGGATAAACtcattgaataaaattttgccAGATTTGTGCAGCGCAGTTgggataaagaaaaaaacagcccATTGTCTTCGGGTTACATGTGCTTCTAGGTTATTCCAGAGTGGAGTAGACGAAAAACTCATCAGAGAACGTACTGGTCATGTATCTAATGCACTGTTCAAGTATGAAAAGGCCAGCGAAGATCAAGCTAAACATGTTTCTAACATTTTGAGCGCAGATCAAAGTAGTTATGGGAAcgttaaagaagaaattaagaacGAATTTCCAATGAATGACAAGGTTGAAGAAAAACGTGTAGAAAAGAATTTTTCTATTTTCGAATATGTCAAGTTTAGTGACTGTGAAgtaaatgtttttgtaaatggGCTCAAATAA
- the LOC136893585 gene encoding THAP domain-containing protein 2-like: MPLCVAFECNVQAKREQNNPKIRFHTFPKDKKIHQAWIHAIGRTSLPKNLRLCSKHFEEHCFKESYLMEVRILGSSRMLNPLKTEAVPTILSHRKATPVRLSSVKRAEKRQRMESVSGLFNNNPGISAFQERTHEALAEEEDHELPEMLSETVSPSHCDVGVQTECSPVTMVDSSTQCEMPATSNAQC; this comes from the exons atgccGCTCTGTGTCGCCTTTGAATGCAATGTCCAGGCCAAGAGGGAACAAAACAATCCAAAAATTCGATTTCATACGTTtccaaaagataaaaaaatacatCAGGCGTGGATCCATGCTATTGGGAGGACATCTTTACCGAAAAATCTGCGTTTGTGCTCAAAACACTTCGAAGAGCATTGCTTCAAGGAGTCGTATCTCATGGAAGTGCGAATACTTGGATCAAGTCGGATGTTAAATCCTCTCAAGACAGAGGCTGTCCCCACCATATTGTCGCACCGGAAAGCAACTCCTGTACGCCTTTCCAGTGTCAAACGAGCAGAGAAGCGACAGCGTATGGag AGTGTTTCTGGCCTGTTTAACAACAATCCTGGTATCTCAGCTTTTCAAGAAAGAACGCATGAAGCTTTAGCTGAGGAGGAGGATCACGAGTTGCCGGAAATGTTGTCTGAGACTGTTTCCCCGAGCCATTGCGATGTTGGAGTTCAAACAGAGTGTTCCCCTGTAACAATGGTGGATAGTTCTACACAGTGTGAAATGCCTGCAACCAGCAATGCTCAGTGTTAA